Genomic window (Nicotiana sylvestris chromosome 7, ASM39365v2, whole genome shotgun sequence):
gaaaatcaatgaaaaagtttttgatgttttttttgtaaaaaaaataaaaaaatatcaagTGTCTTGCAtatctgaactacgtaatgatctgattcatgcggcgacatgatacgtaggcaacccacaaatGCTCGATCAAGTTTTCATTTTAAAATGGCTCTAAAGTAAGGTATCAAATAATGcaagtgaaaaaaaaataataaaaagaagaagaaaaaaaaagaaggaaataacAGTGTCAATAAGCAACAAGCTGATAGACCGGAATGAAACATTGAAGCCTTCCAAAAGCATTTTAGAAATGGTGGCGATGTTAGGAGCATGACATATTATATGTAATTCATATCTATAAAATGCCTAACCCTAACACGTTTGTTGTCTCTTAAACCAGTaagtttaaggtggttggtttgtgttAAATCTCGCAGCACatcattacttcacaagatctaagggacCAGTAGTAATGGATAACAGTCATTAAATCGAGTTGGTCAGTGACAATCCGCAGGGTCAGTCAGTTGAGCAAGAGTCCGAGGAGATAAAAAATTGAGACAACAACTGTCAGATGTATATCAAGCTTGGGTTTCCGGTCGACCTCCACCTTAGGGTCCCTCAGAGGGAACTTACACCATACTCCAGGCTACTCAACCACCGCTCCATGCAACGAGCGACCCCATTCTACCACTAGGGTTTGTGCCGAACTACAGCCCCCATGCTCCCCCCAGTACCTCTAATATGCGACCTCCAGTCGCACCGGTCAGGAACACCCCTCTCATCGTGTCTGGCTCACCGGTATATACAATCCTGCCACCACCTCCTGTGACGAGGCCAAATAATGAGCCACCatctcatgcttatgatggacaATACTATTCTCCGAATATGGCTTTTGGGGTCTCGGCTCCATACAATCAGACTCCTCGATACGAATCACCAGTGGAAAATGAAATGCCTGCCACGACGATTGAGCCAGATGAGATGGCCAGGAAAATGAAAAGTCTTGAACAGAATATAAAGAACATACAGGGACTAGGTGGTCACAAAAGTGTTTCATTCagtgatctatgcatgttccctcatatCCATTTGCCACAAgggttcaaaaccccaaaatttgagaaatatgatggacaTGACGACCCTATCACCCActtgaaaaggtactgcaaccagctGAGGGGTGCATGGGGAAAGGAAGAGCTGCTGATGGCTTACTTTAGGGAAAGCCTTGTGGgggtagcttccgaatggttcattgaccaagacatctctcactggcatgtttgggatgacatggcccaggccttcgtcaagcaattccaatacaacattggTATTGcaccagaccgcaattccctatCCAATATGAGGAAAAAGTCGacggaaagctttagggagtatgccatcaagtggagggagcaagcggccagagttaagCCGCTCATGGATAATCATGAGTTGATCACTATCTTTTTGGAGGCTCAAGAGCctgattatttccaaaacatgatgtctgcaatgggtaGGCCTTTTGCTGAAG
Coding sequences:
- the LOC138873265 gene encoding uncharacterized protein, which translates into the protein MAFGVSAPYNQTPRYESPVENEMPATTIEPDEMARKMKSLEQNIKNIQGLGGHKSVSFSDLCMFPHIHLPQGFKTPKFEKYDGHDDPITHLKRYCNQLRGAWGKEELLMAYFRESLVGVASEWFIDQDISHWHVWDDMAQAFVKQFQYNIGIAPDRNSLSNMRKKSTESFREYAIKWREQAARVKPLMDNHELITIFLEAQEPDYFQNMMSAMGRPFAEAIEIGEMVKNGLKTGRIVSQAALKAPKRSKMGREVLQIGKREMKVL